AATCACGATAACCTGTTAAAATGATCACTTTAATATCCGGATGCATATGAGACAGCCACTCCATGAACTGTAGTCCATCCATCACCGGCATATTAATATCCGTTATGATTAGATCCGGCTTGTTTAATTCCACCGACAGCATTGCCTCTTCCCCATCTGATGCTTCTCCGACCACTTCCCAGCCTAGTTGATTACTTGATATCAATTGCACAAGCCCTTCACGAAACCAAATTTCGTCGTCTACGACAAGCAATTTACCAATCAACGATCCTCACGCTCCAATCGCAAATAGGGCAATTTTATACGCACCAAAGTTCCTTGCCCAATTACGGATTCGAAATCAACTCCATATGGGGGACCAAACTCTAGTTCAACCCGCCTGATAATACTTCCCGTTCCAATGCGATTACGTTTGTCCGTCGGCGGAGCCGATGCGGCCATCATTATTCCGTCAATCATCTCCTGTGACATTCCACAGCCGTTATCACGAATCTCGATCACAAGAGACGGATCTGCAGCATCAGAATGAGACTGAATATATCCTGATATCACTAATCGGCGATCTGTCTTTTTGTCGCGAAAAGCATGAATGAAAGCATTCTCCACAATGGGCTGGATGAGGAGCCTGAACACGCGGCATTCCATAATTTCTTCTGGCATATTCATATCAACTGTGAGTGAATCAGGATAACGTTCTTTCTGTATTTCCACATAATTGTGAATCTGACGGATCTCATCCCGAAGTGTGGTCATTTGCTGAACAGGTTCCAGCGAATATTGCAGCATTTCTGATAGGTTGTTAATGAGACGAGCAGACCTCTCATCTCCAAGCATATAGAATTTCCAGAAGAACATCCCTAATGTATTGTATAAAAAATGAGGATTGAGCTGCGCTTGAATCGCCTTCAATTCAGCCTCTTTCTCATTAATTCTGCGTTCGTACATTTCATAAATTAGATTCTCGATTTGGCTGGTCATGTTGTTGAAGCTCTCTCCCAAGTAGCCCAGCTCATCCTTACTCTGAATTGGAACACGGGCATCGAACTTACCTGCTCTTACATGTCTCATTCCTCTCACAAGGTTACCGAGTGGACGCAGTAGAATACGACTGATGACAATGACGATGATACTGAGGCTTACAAAGCTCGCAAGTGCAGAAACTACAGCTACTTGCAGTATCACCTTGCTTTCACTTTGAATTTGCGCAAGAGAAACCTTGCTTACAAGCGTAAACCCGACTCGTTCAGATTGTTGTCTAGTATACATATAGGAAGTGCCATTCTCTTTACGGACGATACTTCCTAGTGACGGAAATTCCCCGAGTTTCGGTTCCTCTGCATAGGTTCTGTCATTTAACAAGTATAGAAGCCGACCTTCCTGATCAAATAGATAAGCTTCTGCATCCTCATGAACACGTAGATCCTTCATATGCGACTCAAACAACGAATTGTTAAATAAAATGAGCATGGTTCCATAGGTATCCAGATCAATGGTGCGCATCAGCCGGCCGGCTACCACCATATTTGCCGTGTTTAATTGATGAAAATCGTTTTCTTCTGCTCTGCTCCAGACATACTCCCCACCCGTTGGAATTAGCCTTGTCAGTGTTTCGTTCAGATAAGAACTGTTGAAATTGTTGAATCTGCCTGAGAATGAACCTAGATTGAGAATGTTCCCCTTAAGATCGTAGATTCGAATCCCCATGATCTCTGGCGCATCCAGTCTTACTTGATAGATTTCCTTGTCCAATAATTGTTCGAGTTTTAACCGCTCGTAGGAGCTGGATTGCTCGTTCAGCTTCATGACTTCCTGACTGACCGACGGATTTAAGGTGATGTAATCCGTTATCCGATACATCTCGTTGACTCTTGAATCCAGTTGAGCGAGAATTTGCTCTGTTGTCATATAATACTGACGACTGATTTCTTCGTTAAACAACGACAAATGAATGCGATAAGTAATTATGCCTGTGATGAGTGATATAAGGATATTGGCAACGGATATTGCAATAATTAATTTCGTGCTAAATTTATAATTTCTTCCTAACGACCTCCATCCTTTCCTAATCTTTAATCCCCTCCATTTTTTCAGTTATACAACCATATGTAACCGCTATCACTTTTATATTGAATGATTCATGAATTGGAAGTCAACTAACTTGCTAATCAGATTTAATGAAAAATGGAGCCGTTGCCGTAAGGCCAACCGCTCCATTATTATTGAAAAGTCTATGATATGAATATGATCTTACCACGAATAGATATACCTGATTCCTCGCCCGAAATCCTGTCTACCTATATAATTTAGATAGATTGACGAGCAGCAATATATTCTGGTCTTGGATCCTGTCCTGAATACGGTTCTACGACCTTATTTTCAACACTATTATATACCATGAAAATATTACTTCGCGGGTAAGGCGTTATATTGCTGTTCGATCCGTGCATAATGTTACAATCGAACAAGAGTATAGAGCCAGCTTTACCTACAGGTGTATCTATCCCGTTTTTCTTAACCATTTGGCTCAAGCTATCTGGATCAGGAACACCATATTCTTGTTTTCTTAACGAATCTTTAAAATGATTTTCAGGAGTACGGCCGATACATGCCACAAATTGTTTGTGAGAACCGGGAACCACCATAAGCGGTCCATTGAAATGATAATTATCTTCCAACGCAAAGGAGCAGCTTAATGCTCTCATACGCGGCATTCCATCCTCCACATGCCAGGTTTCAAAGTCGGAATGCCAATAGAATTCTTTCCCTGTAAAACCAGGCTTGTAATTGATACGAGATTGATGTATATAGGTCTTGCTTCCGAGTAAATAGTCTGTGATCGCAACTATTCTAGCATGCTTTGAGAGATTCACGAATACCGAATTGCTGTTATGAACGGCAAATACAGACCGTACCTCGTCACCACCTGGCTCACGAATAATTCTGTCATCCTGGATATTGCTCACTTGTTCTTTCAAATTTCTGGCTTCAGTCTGATAATGCTGTAATTCATCTTCATCGAAAAAGTTCTCTATAAACAAATAGCCATTGCGCTCATAGAAGTCTGACTGTTCCTTGGAAATAGGAGCTTGGGTGGACCATTCCGAATAGAGGACTGGATCCTTTCTGTTCAAAATTTTTGGCTCCAAGTGGATTCTAGAAGGATAAAGGTCTTTTTGTTCTTCATGTAAG
This sequence is a window from Paenibacillus urinalis. Protein-coding genes within it:
- a CDS encoding sensor histidine kinase translates to MYRITDYITLNPSVSQEVMKLNEQSSSYERLKLEQLLDKEIYQVRLDAPEIMGIRIYDLKGNILNLGSFSGRFNNFNSSYLNETLTRLIPTGGEYVWSRAEENDFHQLNTANMVVAGRLMRTIDLDTYGTMLILFNNSLFESHMKDLRVHEDAEAYLFDQEGRLLYLLNDRTYAEEPKLGEFPSLGSIVRKENGTSYMYTRQQSERVGFTLVSKVSLAQIQSESKVILQVAVVSALASFVSLSIIVIVISRILLRPLGNLVRGMRHVRAGKFDARVPIQSKDELGYLGESFNNMTSQIENLIYEMYERRINEKEAELKAIQAQLNPHFLYNTLGMFFWKFYMLGDERSARLINNLSEMLQYSLEPVQQMTTLRDEIRQIHNYVEIQKERYPDSLTVDMNMPEEIMECRVFRLLIQPIVENAFIHAFRDKKTDRRLVISGYIQSHSDAADPSLVIEIRDNGCGMSQEMIDGIMMAASAPPTDKRNRIGTGSIIRRVELEFGPPYGVDFESVIGQGTLVRIKLPYLRLEREDR
- the thpD gene encoding ectoine hydroxylase; protein product: MNKKLSALHEEQKDLYPSRIHLEPKILNRKDPVLYSEWSTQAPISKEQSDFYERNGYLFIENFFDEDELQHYQTEARNLKEQVSNIQDDRIIREPGGDEVRSVFAVHNSNSVFVNLSKHARIVAITDYLLGSKTYIHQSRINYKPGFTGKEFYWHSDFETWHVEDGMPRMRALSCSFALEDNYHFNGPLMVVPGSHKQFVACIGRTPENHFKDSLRKQEYGVPDPDSLSQMVKKNGIDTPVGKAGSILLFDCNIMHGSNSNITPYPRSNIFMVYNSVENKVVEPYSGQDPRPEYIAARQSI